The proteins below come from a single Aegilops tauschii subsp. strangulata cultivar AL8/78 chromosome 6, Aet v6.0, whole genome shotgun sequence genomic window:
- the LOC109747238 gene encoding uncharacterized protein: MQRRASPAAGGAPALQRSASARMAPSPSPLSVSSSSSQYQSARASTSTANAPAFTRHKAPSINCMAATSTDTPPATPRGTKKQQPKSASYSSMFSPRKLMQRASRAFRGGRSSRRKKNLAAAADVGEVDSPGSVASKGSDAESSVFSMDDQIIDDVVDAGAASKQEEIVPEKIIHEANPPSPVIHQLAPVAEEQDEGHNNSPKKEDAAVAEKEKEDAAAAEKEMEDVVAEKEKEDAAAEMEMEKEKPEKEAPPAPEDTVAEVDKIAVAKKLQREDDIKAEVVRRFQGCRVRTSTGKRSFDAETPRRRESARSNEAVEEARIKLLELRQVNKVKALVGAFETVMDDNQSPATARKPRLNLHA; this comes from the coding sequence ATGCAGCGTAGGGCCTCACCGGCGGCAGGCGGCGCGCCAGCGCTCCAGCGGAGCGCGAGCGCGAGGATGGCGCCCTCCCCGTCGCCACTCagcgtctcctcctcctcctcccagtACCAGTCGGCGCGCGCCTCGACGTCCACGGCCAACGCGCCGGCGTTCACACGCCACAAGGCGCCGTCCATCAACTGCATGGCGGCCACGTCCACCGACACGCCGCCGGCCACCCCCAGGGGCACCAAGAAGCAGCAGCCCAAGTCGGCGTCGTACTCGTCGATGTTCTCCCCGAGGAAGCTCATGCAGCGGGCCTCCCGCGCCTTCCGCGGCGGCAGGTCGTCCCGGCGCAAGAAGaacctggcggcggcggcggacgtcgGCGAAGTGGACAGCCCCGGGTCGGTCGCCAGCAAGGGGTCCGACGCTGAGAGCAGCGTCTTTTCCATGGACGATCAGATCATCGACGACGTCGTCGACGCCGGAGCCGCCTCCAAGCAGGAGGAGATCGTGCCGGAGAAGATCATACACGAGGCGAACCCGCCGTCGCCCGTGATCCATCAGCTGGCGCCCGTGGCAGAGGAACAGGACGAGGGGCACAATAACTCGCCGAAGAAGGAGGACGCCGCCGTCGctgagaaggagaaggaggacgCCGCTGCCGCTGAAAAGGAGATGGAGGACGTCGTCGctgagaaggagaaggaggacgCCGCCGCTGAGATGGAGATGGAGAAGGAGAAGCCCGAGAAGGAGGCTCCTCCTGCTCCGGAGGACACCGTCGCCGAAGTGGACAAGATCGCGGTGGCCAAGAAGCTGCAGCGCGAGGATGACATCAAGGCGGAGGTGGTGAGGAGGTTCCAGGGCTGCCGGGTGAGGACGTCGACGGGGAAGCGGTCGTTCGATGCTGAGACGCCGCGGCGGCGGGAGTCGGCACGCAGCAACGAGGCGGTCGAGGAGGCGCGGATCAAGCTGCTGGAGCTGCGGCAGGTGAACAAGGTGAAGGCGCTCGTCGGCGCCTTCGAGACCGTCATGGACGACAACCAAAGCCCCGCCACCGCCCGCAAGCCGCGGCTCAACCTCCACGCCTGA